One Cinclus cinclus chromosome 24, bCinCin1.1, whole genome shotgun sequence genomic window carries:
- the THRA gene encoding thyroid hormone receptor alpha, which yields MEQKPSTLDPLSEPEDTRWLDGKRKRKSSQCLVKSSMSGYIPSYLDKDEQCVVCGDKATGYHYRCITCEGCKGFFRRTIQKNLHPTYSCKYDGCCVIDKITRNQCQLCRFKKCISVGMAMDLVLDDSKRVAKRKLIEENRERRRKEEMIKSLQHRPNPSAEEWELIHVVTEAHRSTNAQGSHWKQKRKFLPEDIGQSPMASMPDGDKVDLEAFSEFTKIITPAITRVVDFAKKLPMFSELPCEDQIILLKGCCMEIMSLRAAVRYDPESETLTLSGEMAVKREQLKNGGLGVVSDAIFDLGKSLSAFNLDDTEVALLQAVLLMSSDRTGLICVEKIEKCQETYLLAFEHYINYRKHNIPHFWPKLLMKVTDLRMIGACHASRFLHMKVECPTELFPPLFLEVFEDQEV from the exons GGTACATCCCTAGTTACCTGGACAAAGATGAACAGTGTGTGGTGTGCGGGGACAAGGCCACCGGCTACCACTACCGCTGCATCACCTGCGAGGGCTGCAAG GGATTTTTCCGTCGGACCATCCAGAAGAACCTGCACCCCACCTACTCCTGCAAATACGATGGGTGCTGCGTCATTGACAAGATCACCCGCAaccagtgccagctctgccgCTTCAAGAAATGCATCTCCGTGGGCATGGCCATGGATC TGGTGCTGGATGACTCAAAGCGGGTAGCCAAGCGGAAGCTGATCGAGGAGaaccgggagcggcggcggaaGGAGGAGATGATCAAGTCCCTGCAGCATCGCCCCAACCCCAGCGCCGAGGAGTGGGAGCTGATCCATGTTGTGACAGAAGCCCACCGCAGCACCAATGCCCAGGGCAGCCACTGGAAGCAGAAGCGGAAATTCCTG CCTGAGGACATTGGCCAGTCCCCCATGGCCTCCATGCCCGACGGGGACAAAGTCGACCTGGAGGCGTTCAGCGAGTTTACAAAAATCATCACCCCGGCCATCACCCGCGTGGTTGACTTTGCCAAAAAACTGCCCATGTTTTCAGAG CTGCCTTGCGAGGACCAGATCATCCTGCTGAAGGGGTGCTGCATGGAGATCATGTCACTGCGGGCAGCCGTGCGCTATGACCCCGAGAGCGAGACGCTGACGCTGAGCGGGGAGATGGCGGTGAAACGTGAGCAGCTCAAGAACGGCGGCCTCGGTGTCGTCTCCGATGCCATCTTCGACCTGGGCAAGTCCCTCTCTGCCTTCAACCTGGATGACACCGAGGTggccctgctccaggctgtgctgctcatGTCCTCAG ACCGGACGGGGCTGATCTGCGTGGAGAAGATCGAGAAATGCCAGGAGACGTATCTGCTGGCCTTTGAGCACTACATCAACTACCGCAAACACAACATTCCCCACTTCTGGCCCAAGCTGCTGATGAAGGTGACAGATCTGCGGATGATCGGCGCCTGCCACGCCAGCCGCTTCCTGCACATGAAGGTGGAGTGTCCCACCGAGCTCTTCCCCCCCCTCTTCCTCGAGGTCTTCGAGGACCAGGAGGTGTAG